The following proteins are co-located in the Microbacterium immunditiarum genome:
- a CDS encoding Fic family protein, protein MLIEVETRLPPVIAELDFPLPPHLMAASERALVALGAMDGEASGQPTALARFMIRSESVASSKIERISASAADFARAIAGNRSNPSAVSMVAATKALSAMVDSAGQNGRIERTDIENAHAALMSDDPVEGAYAGRVRDDQNWIGGSDHSPRGALYVPPAPARVHGLLADLVAFTNRDDLPTMVQATIAHAQFESIHPFGDGNGRIGRALIGAILRRRGVTRNTVVPVASGLLARRDDYFDALGAYREGEVEPLLRLMCRAAAIAAEEGRVSVQRIKSLPREWAERTDARRGSTAAKLIPAFFDNPVMGVDDVERAAGATSQAVYTALARLEEEGIIHEITGRKRDRVWAASDLMDELDDLDRRIAAGMRA, encoded by the coding sequence ATGCTCATCGAAGTCGAGACCCGGTTGCCGCCGGTCATCGCGGAGCTCGACTTTCCGCTGCCCCCGCATCTGATGGCGGCGAGCGAGCGGGCACTCGTCGCGCTCGGTGCAATGGACGGTGAGGCGAGCGGACAGCCGACAGCGCTGGCCAGGTTCATGATCCGAAGCGAGTCGGTCGCGTCGTCCAAGATCGAGCGGATCAGCGCGAGCGCAGCGGACTTCGCGCGCGCCATTGCCGGCAACCGGTCGAACCCGTCCGCGGTGAGCATGGTAGCCGCGACCAAGGCGCTGAGCGCGATGGTGGACTCGGCCGGGCAGAACGGCCGGATCGAGCGCACTGACATCGAGAACGCGCATGCGGCGCTGATGAGCGACGATCCCGTGGAGGGCGCGTACGCGGGGCGTGTGCGAGACGACCAGAACTGGATCGGTGGAAGCGACCACAGCCCACGGGGGGCGCTGTATGTCCCACCCGCGCCCGCACGCGTCCACGGGCTGCTCGCCGACTTGGTCGCCTTCACGAACCGGGATGACCTCCCCACGATGGTCCAGGCGACGATTGCGCACGCCCAGTTCGAGTCCATCCATCCGTTCGGCGACGGGAACGGCCGCATCGGCCGAGCCCTCATCGGCGCGATCCTCCGCCGCCGCGGTGTCACCAGGAACACCGTCGTCCCGGTCGCGAGCGGGCTCCTGGCCCGGCGGGACGACTACTTCGACGCACTCGGCGCGTACCGGGAAGGCGAGGTCGAGCCGCTGCTGCGGCTGATGTGCCGTGCCGCCGCCATCGCGGCCGAAGAGGGTCGAGTGTCCGTGCAGCGGATCAAGAGTCTCCCGCGCGAGTGGGCGGAGCGCACCGATGCACGTCGCGGCTCGACGGCCGCGAAGCTCATTCCCGCGTTCTTCGACAACCCGGTCATGGGCGTCGACGATGTCGAGCGGGCAGCGGGAGCCACGAGTCAGGCGGTGTACACGGCGCTGGCACGGCTGGAAGAGGAAGGCATCATCCACGAAATCACCGGACGCAAGCGCGACCGCGTGTGGGCCGCCAGCGACCTCATGGACGAGCTCGACGACCTCGATCGTCGCATCGCGGCCGGCATGCGCGCCTAG
- a CDS encoding DNA alkylation repair protein, translating to MPLADRIRAGLHAIADPARAVGQQAYMKSAMPFHGVPVPEARRIARAVAKSETDRDVLLEAALELWNDAAHREERYAAMTLLGLRPLRADPRLMPVVEHMVRTGRWWDITDELAHRLADAHDARPAVTAALVRRWSIDEDVWVRRIAILSQLGRRDRVDRDLLADVIEPNIPEREFFIRKAIGWALREYARVDPEWVRRFVAEHELSPLSVREALKHL from the coding sequence ATGCCGCTCGCCGACCGCATCCGCGCAGGGCTCCACGCGATCGCGGATCCCGCCCGGGCGGTGGGGCAGCAGGCCTACATGAAGTCGGCGATGCCGTTCCACGGCGTGCCTGTGCCCGAGGCGCGTCGCATCGCGCGCGCCGTCGCGAAGAGCGAGACCGACCGCGACGTGCTTCTCGAGGCCGCGCTCGAACTCTGGAACGACGCAGCGCACCGTGAGGAGCGCTACGCCGCGATGACGCTGCTCGGACTGCGGCCGCTCCGTGCCGACCCGCGACTCATGCCCGTCGTCGAGCACATGGTGCGCACGGGCCGGTGGTGGGACATCACCGACGAGCTGGCGCATCGCCTCGCGGACGCGCACGACGCCCGACCCGCCGTGACGGCCGCTCTCGTCCGCCGCTGGAGCATCGACGAAGACGTCTGGGTGCGCCGCATCGCGATCCTCTCGCAGCTCGGGCGGCGCGACCGCGTCGACCGAGACCTCCTCGCCGACGTGATCGAACCCAACATCCCCGAGCGCGAGTTCTTCATCCGCAAGGCCATCGGCTGGGCGCTCCGCGAGTACGCGCGCGTCGACCCCGAGTGGGTCCGGCGCTTCGTCGCCGAGCACGAGCTCAGCCCGCTCAGCGTCCGCGAGGCGCTCAAGCACCTGTGA
- a CDS encoding KTSC domain-containing protein, which yields MKRVSVESTVIAAVGYDASTAVLEIAFTSGDLYRYYAVPPSVHRGIMSADSAGRYFARHIRPVYPSERVR from the coding sequence ATGAAACGTGTGTCCGTGGAGTCCACCGTCATCGCCGCGGTCGGCTACGATGCGTCGACGGCGGTGCTCGAGATCGCATTCACGTCGGGCGACCTCTATCGCTACTACGCCGTGCCCCCGTCGGTGCACCGCGGGATCATGTCCGCCGACAGCGCCGGCCGCTACTTCGCGCGGCACATCCGGCCTGTGTATCCGAGCGAGCGGGTGCGGTGA